A stretch of the Nicotiana tabacum cultivar K326 chromosome 6, ASM71507v2, whole genome shotgun sequence genome encodes the following:
- the LOC142182339 gene encoding uncharacterized protein LOC142182339 has protein sequence MKILQLEIYGNSKLIINQLWESYKVKKEDLLPYYQYASGLLEKFDQVFLNHIPRGENRKADALAILAMTMALGENESTKVYVCHRWVIPRLLDLQINESHHTSVQVIEEEDWRQPLIEYLKHGKLPEDPQQGTDIK, from the coding sequence ATGAAGATTCTACAGTTGGAGATCTACGGCAACTCTAAGCTGATCATCAACCAACTTTGGGAGAGTTACAAGGTAAAGAAGGAAGATCTATTGCCATACTATCAATACGCTTCTGGTTTACTTGAAAAATTTGACCAAGTGTTCTTAAACCACATCCCAAGAGGAGAAAATCGCAAGGCTGATGCTTTGGCTATCTTGGCCATGACGATGGCACTTGGAGAGAATGAGTCAACAAAGGTATATGTGTGTCATCGATGGGTTATTCCTAGACTTCTAGATCTTCAAATCAACGAAAGCCATCATACGTCTGTTCAAGTGATTGAAGAAGAAGATTGGAGGCAACCACTGATAGAGTACCTTAAACATGGAAAGTTACCTGAAGATCCGCAACAAGGAACAGACATCAAATGA